From the genome of Gemmatimonas phototrophica, one region includes:
- a CDS encoding rhodanese-like domain-containing protein — protein MPTFRSKPVDAVIDVRSKVEFWLGHLPGAQCIPVDTLPAGLEGVAGVSKQSRILVYCASGARSAMAKQMLTAAGYTNVTDGGGIASARPDFAE, from the coding sequence ATGCCTACGTTTCGCAGCAAGCCGGTCGATGCCGTTATTGACGTCCGCTCCAAAGTCGAGTTTTGGCTCGGCCATCTCCCGGGCGCGCAGTGCATTCCCGTGGACACGCTCCCCGCCGGGCTTGAGGGCGTGGCCGGCGTCTCGAAGCAATCCCGGATCCTCGTCTACTGCGCCAGCGGGGCCCGTTCGGCCATGGCGAAGCAGATGCTGACGGCCGCGGGCTACACCAACGTGACCGACGGGGGAGGCATAGCCAGCGCCCGCCCGGACTTCGCCGAGTAG
- a CDS encoding DUF2490 domain-containing protein, translating to MHVTAFLRRAARRGAAGCLMAAVPVVLPAQPWITRHQDALWAGTFVDQPITKRTALWFDGSWRRLALGEEPQQLLVRPGVQLTVAPGVRVAAGYGWIATQPYGSLPIANPTREHRTWQQLLLSHKAGAFTVSHRYRLEQRWIYPLLSVAGDDEREAGPTTYQNRLRYMPRAQANLGSAKVNGRPVIGWVWDELLMPLGGPTQAFTIGQNRAAAGVGIPLSATTRTEVGYMNLYNAFAPRRANEINHTLWISLHYTGMAR from the coding sequence ATGCACGTCACTGCCTTTCTCCGCCGCGCGGCGCGTCGCGGTGCCGCCGGGTGCCTCATGGCAGCGGTCCCCGTCGTGCTCCCGGCGCAGCCGTGGATCACCCGTCATCAGGATGCCCTGTGGGCGGGCACGTTTGTGGACCAGCCCATCACCAAGCGCACCGCCCTGTGGTTTGATGGGTCGTGGCGACGTCTCGCCCTGGGGGAGGAGCCGCAGCAGCTGCTGGTGCGGCCAGGGGTGCAGCTCACGGTGGCGCCAGGGGTACGCGTGGCGGCCGGGTACGGCTGGATTGCCACGCAGCCCTACGGAAGTCTGCCCATTGCCAATCCCACGCGCGAGCACCGCACCTGGCAGCAGCTCCTGCTATCGCACAAGGCCGGCGCCTTTACGGTGAGCCACCGGTACCGACTGGAGCAGCGGTGGATCTACCCGTTGCTCTCGGTGGCCGGCGATGACGAGCGAGAGGCCGGCCCCACCACCTATCAGAACCGCCTGCGCTACATGCCGCGGGCGCAGGCCAATCTGGGCTCAGCCAAGGTGAACGGTCGTCCGGTGATTGGGTGGGTCTGGGACGAACTCCTGATGCCGCTGGGGGGACCCACGCAGGCGTTCACCATTGGCCAGAATCGCGCGGCGGCGGGCGTGGGCATTCCGCTCTCAGCGACCACACGCACGGAAGTGGGCTACATGAACCTGTACAACGCGTTCGCGCCGCGGCGGGCGAACGAGATCAATCACACCCTCTGGATCTCGCTGCACTACACGGGCATGGCGCGGTGA